A stretch of Toxoplasma gondii ME49 chromosome V, whole genome shotgun sequence DNA encodes these proteins:
- a CDS encoding hypothetical protein (encoded by transcript TGME49_285820), with protein sequence MHRKEYLNAAKKGARRTKPSERGQFRSKRTKERQRSSSPKQNDDKVGRVTQSCMTPSPRQAQARPEKCTFFWRKQPVQTPYQLQHQHKETNDVGNKKFRLNRPAKHLMFAQILRHRERSIEVRPDKRSSRWRLFPGRLAGKIGFPPLFPVRRSFGVSFSNE encoded by the coding sequence ATGCACAGAAAAGAGTACCTAAATGCAGCGAAAAAGGgggcgagaaggacgaaaccAAGTGAACGGGGTCAATTCCGCTCcaagagaacgaaagagaggcaaagaTCCTCTTCGCCGAAACAAAACGACGACAAAGTCGGGAGAGTCACGCAGAGTTGCATGACCCCGAGTCCCAGACAAGCGCAAGCTCGACCTGAAAAGTGCAcgtttttctggagaaaacaACCAGTACAAACCCCTTACCAACTTCAGCACCAACACAAAGAAACAAATGACGTCGGGAATAAAAAATTCCGTCTCAACCGACCAGCTAAACACCTGATGTTTGCACAAATTCTCCGGCACCGCGAAAGGAGCATCGAGGTCCGGCCAGACAAGCGGAGCAGTCGATGGCGCCTTTTCCCTGGAAGGCTGGCAGGGAAAATCGGTTTTCCACCCTTGTTCCCAGTGAGAAGGTCTTTCGGTGTTTCATTTTCAAATGAATAA